The Thermosynechococcus sp. CL-1 genomic interval AGTGGATTGGCAAGGCAAAGTCAACTTGATTCAGGCTGCCCAAGCTGCTGATATTGAGCACCTGATCTTTTTCTCGATTATGGGAGCGCAGGACTATCCCCACGTGCCCCTGATGCAAATCAAACACTGTACCGAAGACTTCTTGCGCGAATCAGGGCTAAACTACACGATCCTGCGTCCCTGTGGCTTCTTTCAGGGCTTGATTGGCCAATACGCGATCCCGATTCTGGAAAATCAATCCATTTGGGTTTTGGGAGAGTCCACCGCCATTGCCTACATGGATACTCAGGACGTGGCCAAATTTGCCGTGCGTGCCATTGATCGGCCAGCGACCTATGGCAAAACCTTTGATCTAGCGGGCACCCGCGCTTGGACAGCCGATGAAATTATTAAGCTATGTGAAAATCTCTCAGGGCAGGAGGCAAAAATTACCCGCTTGCCCATTGGGGTTTTGCGAGCCGCACGGCAGGCCACCCAGTGGTTTCAGTGGACATGGAACATTAGCGATCGCCTTGCCTTTACGGAAGTGATTGCCAGTGGTCAAGTCTTCAATGCCCCGATGGAGGAAGTCTATCGCACCTTTGACCTCGATCCCAGCGAAACCCTGACCCTTGAGGCCTATTTACAGGACTATTTCACCCGAATTCTGCGTAAACTCAAAGAATTGGATTACGAAAAAGCCAAACAGAAAAAATCTGGACGCAAAAAACGCAGTCCCTTTAAGTCCACCCCCTAGGAGTTGCTGTGAAGGCGGGGATCATCTACAACGAAGGCAAACCCCTTGCGGTCGAATTGGCTACCCATGTCCGTCAAATCTTAGAGCTTCAGGGCTGGGAAGTGCACATGGCCACGGGGATTGGTGGCATTCTTGGCTATTCCCGTCCCGATAGTCCCGTCTGCCATACCCCCATTGATCAACTGGTGCCCCCCGGCTTTGATGCTTCCATGGCCTTTGCGGTGGTTCTTGGCGGCGATGGCACTGTGCTTTCTGCCTTTCGCCAGTTGGCTCCCTGTGAGATTCCGCTGCTCACCATCAACACCGGCCACTTGGGCTTTCTCACCGAGGGCTATGTCGCCGATTTAGAACCTGCCCTTGATCAAGTGCTGCGCGGCGACTACACGATTGAAGATCGCACGATGCTCACGGTTCAAGTCCTGCGCGATCAAACCGTTATTTGGGAAGCCCTCTCCCTCAATGAAATGGTGATCCACAAAGAACCCCTGACGGGAATGTGCCACTTTGAAGTGGATGTGGGTGCCCATGCCCGCGTGGATATTGCTGCTGATGGCTTGATTCTCTCCACCCCCACCGGTTCTACGGCCTATGCCCTCTCGGCGGGTGGCCCTGTGATTACCCCCGGTGTGGCGGCTTTACAATTGGTGCCCATTTGTCCCCACTCTTTAGCCTCCCGTGCCCTTGTCTTTGCCAACAGCGAACCGGTGTGGATTTATCCAGCGAACCCCTTCAAGCATCTCATTCTGGTGGTGGATGGCAATGCGGGCTGCTACATTCAGCCAGAGGATCAAGTTTTTGTGCAACGTGCCCCCTACCGTGCCCGCTTCATTCGCCTGCGTGCGCCAGAATTCTTCCATGTGCTGCGGCAAAAACTGGGCTGGGGACTGCCCCATGTAGCCAAACCACGCCCCAAGAATAGTCCAAATCCCTAGGGCAAATGGTCTCGAAGGAACCCCCGATGACAACAGCAGCCGAACGGATTCAACAACTGCGGCACCTGCTTCAGCGTGCGAGCTACGCCTACTATGCCCTCGATCAGCCGATCATGGAAGATGAAGTCTATGACCAGCTCTATCGCGAACTGCAGGAACTCGAAGCGGCTCATCCTGAGTACATCACCCCCGACAGCCCTACCCAGCGGGTCGGCGAAGCTCCCGTCAGTCAATTTGAGAGTGTCAGCCATCGCATTCCCCTCTATAGCCTCGAAAATGCCTTTACCTTTGCCGATATGGTGGCGTGGCAGGAACGCTGGCAGCGCTATTGGCGTAGCCTACGGCGAGAGGAGCCAATTCCCCCGACGGAATATGTCTGCGAACTCAAAATGGATGGCGTGGCCCTTGCTTTGACCTATGAAAACGGGTTATTGGTGCGGGGGGCAACTCGGGGCGATGGCCAACGCGGTGAGGATATTACCAGCAATGTGCGCACGATTCGCACCATTCCCCTGCGGCTAGCCGTCGAGAACCCACCACCAATCGTTGAAGTTCGTGGGGAAGCTTTTTTGCCTTTGGCGCGATTCCATCAACTCAACCAAGAACGCCAAGCCCAAGGAGAAGCTCCCTTTGCTAATCCCCGTAATGCCGCCGCCGGTACTCTCCGTCAACTGGATCCGCGCATTGTTGCCCAACGCCAACTGGACTTCTTTGCCTATGCGCTGCATTTACCTGAAGGGGGTAGCGTTCCCTTGGGTGAGCACCAAGCAGGGGAACCCCAATCGCAGCGGCAAGTGCTCAATGCGCTGCAACGCCTTGGCTTTCGGGTCAATCCCCACAATGCCGACTGCCCTGACCTAGAGGCGGTGAAAGCCTACTACGACCACTGGCAAACTGCACGCCACCAACTGCCCTATCTGACCGATGGCATTGTGGTCAAGCTCAATGATTTAACGCTGCAACAGGCTCTTGGCTTTACGCAAAAGTTTCCCCGAGGTTGTATTGCTTGGAAGTATGAACCGGAACAGGCGATTACCGATGTGGTGACAATTACGGTTCAGGTGGGACGCACGGGTGCGCTCACCCCAGTCGCTGAACTGGTGCCAGTGCAATTAGTGGGTACCACGGTATCACGGGCAACGCTGCACAATGCAGACTACATTGCCGAATTGGATTTGCACATTGGCGATAAGGTGGTGATCCACAAAGCCGGCGAAATCATTCCAGAGATTGTGCGGGTCTTTCCCGAATTGCGATCGCCAACGGCTCAACCCTTTACGATGCCCACCGTGTGTCCTGAATGTCATCAGCCGGTGGTGCGCCCTGCCAACGAAGCTGTGAGTCGCTGTGTCAATCCGCGGTGTCCGGCGATCGTGCGCGGCCAAATCCTCCACTGGGCAAGTCGGGATGCCTTGGATATTCAAGGGTTAGGGGAAAAGCTAGTACAGCAATTGGTGGCCAAGGAGTTGGTGCACACCCCAGCGGATCTCTATCGCCTGACGGCAGCACAACTGTTGCGCCTTGAGCGCATGGGTCAAAAGTCCGCTGCTAAATTGTTGCAGGCGATCGCCGACTCGAAAGAACAACCGTGGCCACGGGTGCTCTATGGCCTAGGCATCCGCCATGTGGGGAGTGTCAATGCCCAAGTGCTTGCCGATCAATTCAAGTCTGTTGAGGAGCTGGCCGCTGCTACCGTCGCCGATCTGTGTGGGGTCTATGGCATTGGTGAGGAAATTGCCCAAGCGGTTCACGAGTGGTTCCAAGACCCAGCGCACCAAACCCTCATTGCTGATCTCAAAGCCTTGGGGCTACAACTGGCGGCGGCGATCGCCACTGCACCAACGACTGGGCAACCCCTTGCGGGCAAACGTTTTGTGATTACAGGCACCCTACCCAGCCTCACCCGTGAAGCAGCCAAAACGCTGATCCAGCAACATGGCGGTCAAGTGAGTGAGAGTGTCAGTCGGCAAACGGATTATCTAGTGGTGGGCGAAAAAGCGGGGAGTAAACTGCGACGCGCTCAAGAATTGGGCATCCCCTGCATCAGTGAAACAGAACTTATAGAAATGTGTCGTTAGACAAAAAATTAGTGGGAGTACGGCGTCACGACCCTGAAAAATCTTTTAGCCTAAAAAGTGTGGCTGCTTAGTACCTAACGTTCAAGCACAATAGGGGGCAATTCGCTGATCTATGGTTTCTGTCACGCCGTCTCGACCTGCTGGGAGTGCCAATGCTATGACCCGTGCTCAGGGCTATCAGCATCAGTTACACCAAACTCATCCGACGCGCACCAATCACTATAGCCTGCGGGACTATCTGCAATTTGATCGCCAACGGGGCAGCATTACCGACTGGTATGATCAGCGGATCGCTCTAGCGACAGAAGACTTTGTCATTGGCCTAGTGGAAGGTCTCGAAGAGGAAGTTGGCCCTGCTTCTGCCCTCGTCATGTACAAAATTGGCGAAGAGTGGGGCAAACGCGATGCGGTTGTCTTTAAGCAACACTTTGAGCAAGAGTACCAGCGCGAACTACGCAAGGCCGCCTTGACATTTATCCTTGAGGCTTGGTGGTGGCCCTTTACGACCCTAGGCTGGGGCAACTGGGAAGTGGATCTCACGGAGCAAAAGAATGGTTTTATGTTCATCAATATCTTTGACTCCGTGGTGGCGCGCACCCTTGGGGATGTGGGTAAGCCCGTCTGCTACATCTATGCCGGTCTGTTTGCGGGCTTCTTTACGGGATTGATTCAAAAGCCCCTGAGTTGTATCGAGTTGCAGTGCTATGCCATGGGGGAAACCTACTGTAAGTTTCTCGTCGGTAAACAGGATCGCATTGATGCTGCTGCCTTCTGGCAAAACGAAGGAGCCACGGCACGGGATATTGAAAAACGCCTGCGCCAAGGGGAGTTGGTGAAACGATAAGCTCCAGGTGAGTGTGTTCATTTATTTTCTAGCGAGGGTTGCCCTATGTTCCGTCAGTTGAATCACTTAACCGTTGTTGCCGATGGTCGCTATGCCCGTCCTGAGGAATTGAACTTTCTGCGGGATTATCTGGCCTCGGTGGAGAGTCGCATCAGTGCCTACGAAAAAATCCGCACTGAGGCGGAAATGATGGCGGATAAAATTCAATCCATGCAAAAGGCAGAAAATCCCCGCTGCTTCCAGTTCATCAATGGCGATCGCTCAGAAATTTGCCGTCGTGATTTAGTGGATACCATTCGTCTGTGTGCCTCGGCCATGCTTTTTGCGGAGTTGGACTTGCTGCGGGATAATTTCTTACTTTGGTACCGCACCATTGTCAAATCCTTTAACTACGAAGCAACTGCCTCCTCCACCTATGGCAAGTACCTGCCGAATATGATGAAGCAACTGCTCACGCCCGAAGAACAACGGGTGATGCAGCCTGTCCTTGCCCTCGGCAGTTCAATTTTGTCAGAATAGAGTTGTTGTGGGGTGGGACTGATGCTGCGTCAACTAGAAAAACTCAGCCTTGAGGCCGATGGCCGCTATGCCAGTGCCAAGGAACTGGAATTTCTCAGAAATTATCTAGCAGCAGCGGAGCAGCGCATTCGTGCCTACGAAAAAATCCGCGATGCTGAAGAGAAAATCCTAGATCAGGTGGAGCAGCAACTGCGCGCCAAAAGTCCCCATATTTTCCGTAAGGGCAATCACGACTATTCCGCCGTGTGTCGGCGCGATCGCAAGCATGTGCTGCGCCTAGCGGCAGCGGCGATGTTATTTGCCGATTTGGATGCCCTGCGGGATGGCTTCTTGCTGTGGTACCGCACGATCATTAAGGCCTTCAAGGATGAAAAGGTGGCACAAGTGACGTACCAAGTCCTGCCCCAAGCGGTCAATCAAGTGCTCTCGGGAGAGGAAACACCGTTAATGCAGCCTGTGATGGCACTGACCCAGTCCATCCTAGGGGAATCGGCTTGAGCACCTGAGCAGTGTGGCAAAAATGCGCTAGCCTAGAAGCACCGATTGCACGGGGCAATTTATCACTCCTGCGATCGCCTTTGGCGTACCATTGGTATTCGCCGCTATAGTATTACTAAGATTCATTGGGATACACAAAGGCATGACCATATCGGCGCAATTGCTGCAACGGGCAGATTTGATCGGTACACAGGTAATTACCCGTGATACTGGTCGGAAGTTAGGCGTCATTAATCAAGTTTGGGTCGATATTGACCAGCGGCAAGTGGTGGCCTTGGGGGTACGCAATACCCTCTTTACAGGGGAGCAACGCTACATTCTTCTCGACAGTATTCGCCAAATTGGCGATGTCATTCTCGTTGAGCACGATGATGATGTCACCGAAGCTCTCAATACCTACAACTACAGCACACTGATTGATAGTGAGATTGTCACCGAAACCGGCGAAGTGCTGGGTAAGGTACGGGGCTTTAAGTTTGATCCTGAAACGGGCGACATTACGGATTTGATTTTGGCTTCCATTGGCTTGCCTTGGATTCCGGCGCAACTGATTAGCACCTACGAGTTGCCCATTGAGGAAATTGTCAGCACCGGCCCTGATCGCATTATTGTCTTTGAAGGGGCAGAAACCCGCCTGCGGCAATTAACAGTGGGTCTCTTAGAACGGGTCGGCTTGGGGGCACCCCCTTGGGAAAGCGACGAGGACGAGTACTATCAACCCGTTACGCCGAGCAGTAATCAATTGCCCTCCGGAGCGCGATCGCCTGTCTATCCCCCCCAACGCAGCCGCAGTGATTACGAAGCCGATTGGGAAACCGCTCCCCGGCGGCGCCGTCGCCAGCCCGAGTATGTGGAGTATGAGGAGGAGTATGAGTACGAAGAGCGTCCCCGCTCGCGTCAAGTTAAACCTCCAGCTCCAGCCATGCCCGTAGAACTGCCGGAATCGGAACCCACTGCCGATCCTTGGGAAGAACAACAACCGATTCGCCTTGAGCAGCGGCAGAAGCAAGAGGAATACGATCACGAATAGTCGGGAATAGTCCACAATGGCCTATGTCCCACTGGCCACGGTACTTCAGCAATGGCAGCAGGCTCCTGAATGGCAACAGCCGCAACACTTCTTGCGTCTTTTGGAGCAGTGGCCGCAGCTCGTGGGGGCGGTCGTCGCTGAGCACGCTGTTCCTGTGGAACTCACCAGTCAAGGGGTTTTGCAGGTGGCCGTTGCCAGTAGTACTTGGGCACATCATCTGATGTTCTCGCGATCGCCCGTCATGGTCAAAATTCAGCAGACCCTTGGTATTCCCCTCAGTGATATTCGCTTTTCCAATCGGGACTGGCAACCCCAACGCTCGGCGATCGCTAGCCATGAGGCCTTACCGAAAGTCGGGAATCTTCCCAGTGTGGCGCCTGCGGCCACTCCCCAAGAGGCTTTTCAACGATGGCAAGCCCAAGTGCGCCAGCGATCGCGAGACTATCCTCTTTGCCCCCGCTGTCAGTGCCCTACGCCAATCCAAGAATTGCAGCGCTGGGGAGTCTGTGGGCTGTGTTATGCACGGCCTAGATGCCAGAGCCGTTGAGAAACTCTTCAATGGGGCGATCGCTCAGGCGGCAGGCTTGACCTTGGGAGGCTTGCAAATGTCCTTGCGCCAGAGCAGGCACCTTTTCCTGCTGTTGCAGTGTTTGCACCTGTTTCTCTAGGAGTTCAATGCGATCCAAGAGATAGCGAATTGCTTCGGCCTCAGAGTCTGGCAGTTGACCGTGTTCCAAGGGGGCAATTTTGGCACCTGCACGATAGACAATTCGCCCGGGAATCCCCACCACGGTACAATCCGAGGGCACATCTCGCAGCACCACAGACCCCGCGCCAATGCGCACATTGTCCCCAATCGTGAGGTTGCCCAACACCTTTGCCCCAGCACCGACAACCACATTTTCACCGAGGGTAGGGTGCCGCTTTCCCGTTTCTTTACCGGTACCGCCGAGGGTCACTCCCTGATAAATCAAACAGTAATTGCCCACAATCGCAGTCTCGCCAATGACGACCCCCATGCCGTGATCAATGAAAACGCCCTTGCCAATCGTGGCGCCGGGGTGAATTTCAATCCCCGTCAGCAGGCGAGCAATGTGAGAAATAAAGCGGGGGATAAAGGGAATACCCCGCCGCCAAAGCCAGTGGCTCAACCGATGGAGAACAATGGCCTGAAGTCCGGGATAGCAAAAAACAACCTCTAACCAATTGCGGGCAGCGGGATCCCGCTCAAAGATAATTTGGAAATCTGCTTTGAGGGTGCTGAGCACACGCGGCTCCTTGGCAGTGATGCAACCTAAACAGCAGTTTTGATCTTAGCGGATTTTGCCAAGGTCTAAGAGGCTTCAGGAGGCCACCAAAGGGGAAGGTTGCGATCGCCGAGTGCGCTGTAGGCCATATTCGAGGGCTTCGGCAACTGCTTGGTAGGAAGCTTCAATGATATTGGCAGAGACACCGACTGTTGCCCAGCGATCGCGCCCATTACTGGATTCCACCAGCACCCGTGTTTTGGCTGCCGTGCCGGCATGGCCATCTAAAATCCGCACCTTGTAGTCCGTCAGGTGAAACTCGGCAATCTCTGGATAGAAGGACATCAAGGCCTTGCGCAGCGCCTGATCCAATGCCGAGACAGGACCATTGCCCTCTGCCGCCGTGAGCATCTCCTCCCCATTGACTTCAACTTTGACCGTGGCCAGAGACTGGCTGCGAATCGTGGCCTCTAGTTGGCGTGAATCGGTGCGGCAAAAAACATCAAAGCCCTTGAGGGTAAAGGGTCGCTGGCGCTGCCCTAGAACCTCCTGAATCAGCAGTTCAAAGCTCGCTTCCGCCGCTTCAAATTGATAGCCTTCGCTTTCTAGGTGTTTAATCCGCTCCAAAATCGTCCGACTCAGGGGATGCTGCCGATCCAACTCAAAGCCGAGTTCACTGGTTTTCGCCAAAATATTGCTGATACCCGCCTGCTCAGAAATAATAATGCGCCGTTGATTGCCCACCCAATGCGGCTCAATGTGTTCGTAGGTACGGGGGTTACGCTGCACGGCACTGACATGGATTCCCCCCTTGTGGGCAAAGGCCGACAGACCCACATAGGGCGCGTGATCATCGGGGGCAAGGTTGACAATTTCACTCACATGGCGGCTGACTTCCGTCAGTGTCGCCAACTGCTCCGGAGTGACACAGTCATAGCCGAGTTTCAATTGCAGATTGGGAATCAGGGTGCACAGATTGGCATTGCCGCAGCGTTCGCCATAGCCGTTGATCGTTCCCTGCACCATCCGCACACCACTTTGCACCGCCGCAAGGGCATTGGCTACTGCCGTCCCGGCATCATTGTGGGTGTGAATCCCCAGACAATCAAGGCCACCAAAGTGCGCCATTACGTCTGCCACTACGGCTTGAATTTGATGGGGGAGGCAACCGCCATTGGTATCACACAGAACGAGCCATTCTGCCCCAGCAGCCAAAGCCGTTTCAAGGGTTTGTAGGGCATAGTCTGGATTGGCAAGATAGCCATCAAACCAATGCTCAGCATCGTAGATCACCCGCCGTCCTTGGGAGCGGAGGAACTGGATTGAGTCGGCAATCATGGCGCAGTTTTCGGCCAAGGTGGTCTTGAGGCCGTCGGTGACATGCAGATCCCAAGATTTGCCAAAGAGTGTCACCCAGCGGGTACCGGCCGCTAGAATCGGCTCAAACATTGGCTCTTCTGCGGCCTTGCGGCCGGGGCGACGAGTGGCACAAAAAGCAACGATTTCTGCCTGTTGGAGGGGCGTTTCCTGCAACTGCCAAAAAAACTGTACGTCCTTGGGATTGGCACCCGGCCACCCCCCCTCAATAAAGGGAATGCCAAGGCGATCCAGTTGACGGGCAATCCGCAGTTTATCCTCGAGGGAGAGGGAGAGACCTTCCCGCTGGGCGCCATCGCGGAGAGTGGTATCGTACAGCCAAATTTTCACTGTGCCGACTCTCCCTTGGGATGCTCATAGTCATTGGCGTAAGCCTGCAGCAAAGAACTGACTTGGGAAAAGACCTCTTTACCAGAGGTTTTGCCAATGGCCGATCGCTCCGGATGAAATTGTGGCCGTGCCATGCTGCGGTTAATCGCCTCTTGGACTTGGGCGCGAATCAGATCCATGAGTTCCTCTTCAGCCCGCTGGCGTTGATACTGTGCGCCCTCTTCGGTTGTGGCGTAGAGCGGGGGAAGGCGGTTGAGGGCGTAGGCGGCAATATCTCCCAAATCAAGGGCGCATTCTTGCTCCGCTTCAATGGCAGCAATGCGGGTAATTGCCTCGGTGAGCACCAATTCTTCCATGACGTTGATAAATTGCTTGCGGGGAACCGCCACCACTTGCCCCGTCAATAGGGCACCCATAAGGCGATCCAACGCCATATAGTCTTCCACGGAGAGTTCGGTGGCTTTGTCGCAAATGCGTCCTACTTCTGCCTCCTGCGTTGGTGTGAGATAACCATTGCGCAGTGCTTGTTCAACAATCTCTTGAATCCCCATACGTGTTTCCGCCGTAATTGCTGTAGGGGCACTCCCCCACTCAAATTTAGTATATGCCGAGGAACTGCCAAGGGCAGGGGGAATTTTGCACTGTAGGTAGTCCATATTTTAGAAAAAGGCGGTAACGCTAAGATAACGATAAGAACTGTTGCAAAGAACTGCCAAATCCTACGAAATCTTTATATTTATACCTGTATAGCCAAGTGGTAAAATTGTCGTAGGAAATAATTAAAGGCTAGCAGTCGCCCACATCATTCTCATTTCTTCTTCTGTTGCAGCCTATGGTTGTTTGGTTGTCATCTTTTTTACATACCGTAGAGCCATTACTAGTCCCAATTTGTTTTTGTTTTGCTTGGCTGCTGCTGGCAATCATGGCGTGGAATGTGTGGCACTTCACACAGGAGGGGCTGGCGATCGCCCGCCGTCTGCATCAAATTCCCTGTTCTCGCTGTCGTTTCTTTTCAGGAGACTACCGCCTCAAGTGTTCCCTACATCCCGATTGGGCAGCTACTGAAGCCGCCATTCAATGTCCCGACTATCATTTTGAATAAAGCACCGAGAGACCGAATTTATTCCTCTAGGGAGTTGGAAAAGGGAGCACCGTGCTCACACAGTATCCACAATTAGTCATCTCCACCGAGGCCAGCACCTATATCGTCCCTCTTACCCAAGGCAATTCATGGGTGATTGGTCGAGGTAAAGACTGCACAATTGTTTTGGCGGATCGCTGGTCTTCCCGTCGCCATGCCATGATTCAGCGTCTGGATAATGATGATTATTATCTCATTGATTTGGGGAGTCGTAATGGCTGTGTGCTGAATGGTCAAATGATTCAGGTGCCGACGCTCCTCAAAACGGGCGATCGCTTTATTATCGGCAAAACAACCCTTGAATTTCGTACCGATGAGGCTGTCTCCACCACCCCGCCGGCTGCCCCTCTTGCCCTTCAACCCACCATTCTCATCATTCAACCCCCCGGCATTCAAGTACAAATTTGGCAAGAATTGCTGCGCAGTCAGGGGTTAGAAGTTATCGTTGAATCGGGGCAAATCAATAGCCGCCGCATTATTAGTGATTTTGTGACCGTGATGCAGCGCAACCCTGACCTGTTGCTCCTTGATTCGCAACTGGAAACCCCGGATATTGGTAACCTTTTGAATTGGATCAAGGCAACCTATCCCAAGCTGCGCAGTTTCATTATTGACCGCTACGACAACCATATTTCCCCCATGCAGCGACAATGGGCAGTAGAACATGGGGCAATTGATTGGCTGCCCGCACTGCCCGATGAAAATCTCACCATGTTTGGGGCAGAAATTGCAGCTCAATTACGCCGCATTCTCAAGGCCTTGGGACGCAACAAACTAGAGCAAGACAGGCTCGCAGTGGCTCTTTTGAATCTGCAATTGGCGACCAATGATGATTTGCCCTCCCAGTTGCTCAGTGAGTATGTCAATCGCCCGCCCTTTCCCCCTGAATAGTTGGCAGTTGATCCACCTGAAAATACTGGTGAAAGCGCTCAGTGACTTGGAGGATGTAGGAGCGACTTTGGCTATCCCGCCGCCGCTGAATAAACCCAAGGGTGAGGAGTTCTTGAATGTGTTGGTAGGCACTGGATCCCCGCAGTTCAATCACCTCTGGTTGGCGAATGGGGCCACGAAAAGCAATCAGGGCTAATGTGCGCTGTGCCGCAACCCCCAATTCAACGGGGATAAGGGACTGAACCAATTCTTGAAAGGCGGGCTTGAGTTGCAGGCTGTATCTATCGTCAATTTGGACAATTTCAAGGGCCGTTTGGCGATGGGCATAGTCGTTGAGTAGCTCAATCAGTGCCATTTCAACGGCCTCAGGAGCAGTGGCGGCAAGGGTTGCTAGTTCAGCAAGGGTCAGGGGCTGCGCCTTCAGGTAGAGAATGGCCTCCACCCGCATCGTTAATGTACGCAGGTCAGTGTCCCCTTGCATAGGCTATTGCCAGCGGAACAGGGCCGCTCCCCAAGTTAACCCCGCACCAAAGCCAGCGGTGGCAATTAAGTCTCCGGGTTGAATATGCCCCTGTTGAATCGGAGCCGTCAGGGCAAGGGGAATCGAGGCGGCGGAGGTATTACCATACTGACCCACATTGCTAATCACCTTTTCCTGAGGAATGCCCAAACGCTGGGCAACCGCGTCCAGAATGCGTTGATTGGCCTGATGCAACACCAGCCAGTCAATTTCCTCAACCGTACACCCCGCGCGGTGCAGGGCTTTCTCAATGACTTCAGGGACTTGGGTGACGGCAAAGCGATAAACTTCACGGCCATTCATGGCAATGGGAGCAAATCCCCCTTGGGCGATCGCGAGATTGTCCCCTAAGGTCTGGGGAGTACCAGCAAAGGCAAGGGTAAGGTGCTCATTGAGGCGACCATCACTGCGCAATTCAAAGCTCAAGAGTTGATCAGCATCGCTGGCTTGCAAGACCATCGCGCCGGCGCCATCGCCAAAGAGAATGCAGGTGCGGCGATCGCCCCAATCCACCCAGCGCGACAGAATATCACCACCAATGACCAAGGCACTGCGGTAGGCACCGGTGCGCAAATACTGAGCCGCCGTAACCAAGGCAAAGAGAAAGCCAGAACAGGCAGCCGTTAAGTCAAAGGCCACGGCATTTATCGCACCAATGCGAGTTTGCACCAAGCAGGCGGTGCCAAAGAGATCATCGGGCGTAGAGGTCGCCAAGATGATTAAATCGACTGCTGTGGGTTCTAGGCCGGCCATCTGTAGGGCTGCGCCCGCCGCTTCGCTGGCCAAATCCACAAGACGCTGGTCAGGAGCTGCCACGTGCCGTTCTTGAATGCCCGTACGGGATTGAATCCACTCATCAGACGTATCCACAAGGGCACTGAGGTGGGCATTGGTCAAGCATTGACGGGGGATTGCCGCGCCCACACCGCTAAATTTAACGCCCTGCACAGTCACTAAGCCTGATCCTCAACGGCAACGGCATGCTGATAACAGGCCTGAATCCGCTCTGAAACGCGATGATCCACCGCTTCCTTGGCTAGGCGAATGGCATTGAAAATCGAGGGCGCTTGGGAACTGCCGTGGCTAATGATACAGATGCCATCCACCCCCAACAGCAAACCACCGCCATGTTCGGCATGATCAATGCGCTGCTTAATTTTGCGGAGATTGGGACGCAGCAGCGCCGTACCCAGTTGCCCGCGCCAGCCCCGAGGTAGCTCTTCACGGAGAATTTGGACAAGGACACTACCCAAGGATTCAGCAAATTTAAGCAGAACATTGCCAACAAAGCCATCACAGACCACGACATCAAATTGTCCCGACAGAACATCGCGGCCTTCGGCATTGCCCAAGAAGGAGATTTGGCGATTTTGCCGCAGGAGTTGATGTGCCTTTAGGGCCAGATCATTGCCTTTGCAGTCCTCTTCGCCAATGTTAAGCAAGCCCACTTTGGGATCTTCGACATCCAAGACGTACTGGCTGTAGATCGAACCCATGACCGCAAATTGCTCAAGGTATTTCGGGCGGCAGTCCACATTGGCACCGACATCGAGGACAAGAACGGATT includes:
- a CDS encoding beta-ketoacyl-ACP synthase III, producing the protein MTVQGVKFSGVGAAIPRQCLTNAHLSALVDTSDEWIQSRTGIQERHVAAPDQRLVDLASEAAGAALQMAGLEPTAVDLIILATSTPDDLFGTACLVQTRIGAINAVAFDLTAACSGFLFALVTAAQYLRTGAYRSALVIGGDILSRWVDWGDRRTCILFGDGAGAMVLQASDADQLLSFELRSDGRLNEHLTLAFAGTPQTLGDNLAIAQGGFAPIAMNGREVYRFAVTQVPEVIEKALHRAGCTVEEIDWLVLHQANQRILDAVAQRLGIPQEKVISNVGQYGNTSAASIPLALTAPIQQGHIQPGDLIATAGFGAGLTWGAALFRWQ
- the plsX gene encoding phosphate acyltransferase PlsX, producing the protein MTRARIAVDAMGGDYAPDEIVAGALRASEELDADILLVGDPVPIQRYLNEHAPTAKPQIVEASDVVEMGEEPLTALKKKPKASINVAMDLVKAGAADAVVSAGHSGAAMAAALLRLGRLPGIDRPAIGAVLPTLIPGKSVLVLDVGANVDCRPKYLEQFAVMGSIYSQYVLDVEDPKVGLLNIGEEDCKGNDLALKAHQLLRQNRQISFLGNAEGRDVLSGQFDVVVCDGFVGNVLLKFAESLGSVLVQILREELPRGWRGQLGTALLRPNLRKIKQRIDHAEHGGGLLLGVDGICIISHGSSQAPSIFNAIRLAKEAVDHRVSERIQACYQHAVAVEDQA